The following nucleotide sequence is from Vanessa cardui chromosome 3, ilVanCard2.1, whole genome shotgun sequence.
taacaaatataatatttgtaagggttttcttttaatattataaatttataatgtctAGTAAAATTTTCGCTAAGGTAAATAAAGTTCAGTTTCAAGACCAACAGTTAGACGACTATGTTCTCGAGGTATGATCAatcgataaatttatatatgaggtaaatattatcatgttaaaaatatccttaaaaatattattaaaaaatatgtacgtaCTTTCAGAATTCTGTTATCAAAAGTAAACTGCAAAGTAAAATTGATGCCCTCTCTATTATGACTAAAGAATTGGATAAATGTAGCATGGAACGAGATAGATATAAGTTGTTAGTTGAACAGTTGAAGTGCAAGAAAAGTGTTCAAGATAATACAAACACTCACGACAGATTTGCGCCGACTAATACAATAAGTGGCAGTGAGATTTTGGCACGAACGAAAGAGCAGAATAACCTGCTTAAATTGGAGgtgtagtataaaataatacatattaaaggaGTTCAAGTGGCTTGGTTTTGCGCTGTTATCACCAATAATAttcttatacttattattttcgtGCAGATTGAAACACTGAAAAGCAAATTGGAGGAAGCCAATGGTGATATACTGGCATTGAGGAAACAAATGCAAAAGGGACAAAGTTTTGATGAGCAAAATGAATATAAGGCCTTTTCCACATCTAAAACGGACTATGAACAATTGGTGCAGGAgttggaaaaaattaaaaaaaaggtttgatttatttaatcatctaaactcaatttcattttgattgttatttaaaatatattgaattagaTAGGGCATTTAATTTGGTACTAAaagatagtttttaatttatgatctGTAATATGTGAAGAAAAATTATAGCTTTAgtatcaattttaattgaaatttctaatgaatattaattctgattaaaatttaaatatttttttgcagtaTCAGCAAATACAACTTGATTATAGAGCTACATTAGATGAAAAAGAGGAGCTGGTCTCAGATCGTGACTACTACAAGAGTAAGGTACAGCGCTTGAACCACCAAATAAGCTACATATTATCTAATAGAGTCAAGATGCAAACAGATGAACAGGACACTCCTAAACCGATTGTTGATATTGATGCATTAAtcactgaaaataaatatttacacgaaAGAATAACACAGTTGCAAGTCGAAAAAGAAATTGTCAAAAGAACTTTGACCAAGTATAAGGTATGCATTTTTATACTAAGTGTCTTCATATTTAGGTAGTATAAATAAgtacaaatattatgttatttttattttcagattcTTCTAGACAATAGGAGTAAAACTGAAcctttcaatattaaaaagggATTTGCAGATGTAATAACCCAAAAACAAGGTACATggaaattgttaaatttagattataattataaatatgattaaacaCCACTGGGCTTTCACATGCTGAattcttttattgtattatatgtgcTGGAACTTAcagaaatttaaatgtttcctGTAGTTTGTGTTAATTGTAGAGCTACAAATAATAGGCAATTACTGCTTTAGTTCTCTTCTTGAATCTGAGTAAATATTGTCTCATAAAACTGACTactaaaaaaatagtatcatatgataataataaaatgtttcatttcaGTGAGGGAACTTTTGGATATAAACTCCAAGACAGGTTTAAAAAGAACCTCCGCTACAGAGCTCAAGTCTTTATGCTTGGGACTATTTGAAGCTTTGAATGACAAATCAATTGCTCTCCAACATCAACGGAAAACTAATCAGtatgattttcatttatataaatatattaagttcttCTCTCCTTTAAATTTGTCATAGTCCTTTATGGTCTACTCTCAGTTAGGAAAGACTAGCGTATATCATTTTTCAATGGATTTCAATTTGGTATTTGGCAACAGCAACTTGTaaagataaaatacaaaataatattatgtgttttatagaaaaacttgcatgtgtttttatataaaacacatgcaagtttcctgtGAGAATTAAGAATTCTTACTATAATTGTTCAgaccatatttttttaaaatttaactattacaaacatttttttacaaaaaataggtaacatttttaaaatatatgaatgtgtatagtttaaaatatatgcaaattaaTATACCTTTTTGTTTTTAGAATATTAGCCAATAGGATAACAGACTTGGAGAAAACATTAGAGAATTGGTGTAATGGTCAAAAGTGTGTACCAATTTTTCCATCGCAAATGTTAATGGAAGAGTTCCCCAATGATTCAGCATCAGTCAAATCTGATGAATCTAAAGAAAAATCGGAGAAGGAaatgtatgataataattatatcaacaaGATAAAATATACTGACAGTGACGAAGAATTAAACAAAAGCAAAGAAGATATATCTAGATCCAGTTATGAAAATGGGAGTGGTGATCACAGGTTGTCATCAAAAACAGTTCTGCCACAAGAATTAGAAGATTTAGTTAAGGAAGCTCTCGCAGCACTGAAATCTGTTCAGTGATTtagataaaagtaaaacaaatatgttactTCTCTAGAGTATGTGACGGATTTTAATGTtgaacataattttaatgaattctaTATCATGAATTGATAGAatataacgtatttaaaaatgaaactatTGATACTTAATTAGGAAAAAATAAAGGTCTGATCTTACAAGAGTGACAATGGTCTTGTGAATAGGGCTTATTCAGATTGCAATAGTGAGCAAGAACCTCTATGAATAAGCTCCATATCTTAACCGGCAAAGGAAACTTTCCCAGCTAATATTTAGGATGATATTTACGGCCTGTTACTTGTGACTGTAAAGAATACAAAGGTATCTTCAAACTTGATCTGAAAgttacaatttgtatttttttagttattaaatattttttaattagtcaatTCCATCAAACGAGCTCCCTAAGGAAATGTTTCCTGTTATCTCATTGGTTCAAACGCGTGACCTTCATTAGCCAATTTATTGGATAGCCTTATAGTTTCAGAAACGTAAGAAGTATATACCTCCACCTGTTACTTGATGATGATAAAgattacatatttgtatatgtggATCATATAAAGATTTATGTTGTTGATAGTATgattattgtcatttaaaaatcaGGAAGGTTGATATAACGTTCATGGAAGTTTGTTATCATTCTCGGGATCTCGCTAGCATTtatcaaagtaaataatatctaaCATAAAATCTTTGTCATTATCATATAACAGATCTTTTATCGTACAGTTATAGATGGCGTTTATCGAGCACTTAACAATTACATATCAGATTCACCAAGCCTTATTACTAGCCTCGCTCAACACCCAATcatgtttgtgtattttattcttTGGGAGTTTGACTCGTGGAATAGACTATAGTTATAGTACTTTTAACCAAAGAATTATCAAATGGAAACTATTCtagtctatatatttataaattatactttttattttaaataacaaatacataagtgtctatttaatatatatatacgatatacatGCATTTAAAACACGAGTCATTCCAAAATAAAACGCTTATATACATTCAgtcttttatttaatgtaaaaatataacatttattacatgatAAATTATTAGCAATGTATTACATCAGAATACATAAGGTACTGGTTGTATTAAATGGTTTCGTACAATATATTAATGCAATATTTTGGCTTTCTACTCcatttgatgaaataaatataaatgtttataataacttaaaaagttATCTTAATTATATGGTATGTTTGTTGCACCAAATCTAATATGATGCTTTGTAATTATAACTATTTGTAACAAGGTAGCACAATCTCATATACTATAATGGTGTACCTATGAGAAATttgcttttatatacatataaattatatcaaatgtaaCATTTATAAAGTGTGATATTTTTATCACTATAATATTGTAAGAATACTTTAAACGCTGACAACAGCCAAATAAACTtgtaatgacaaaaaaaaattatatttcaaactaaattaaataaaataaaaagtatatgttggtttttttttaattcatataattatgGTCTAAGTAGGTATCTATCAACATATAGTTTTCATATTAATGATCaaaatgcataaatattttatatcttattttattttaacagtatGATAAgagatgattttttatttcgctTTATAGGATacagttaaaattattactattatttacaaataatacttgGCTGTGGTTGAAATATCTAAAGGTCAATTGGTGTTGTCAGCGTCTCAAttgttttgttgaaataaatatttttaaactgcaCTGTAATGAACAAGGATCGTGAAAGTAATATGAGTATTACGAAttacttaaaaaagtaatatttcaaGTAATGCATTTTTCTTACTGAGTGTTGAAGTCAATTGTTGTATAACAGCAGCATTAAATACTCAAATTTACGAATTTCGCTTCACAATGGAGATTGATAAGTTTTAGTAATCCACAGTGCAAGGAGGGAATGTGGGTATACAGTGGGAATGAGGCCTACATTTCCTCGGTGCACGTGACGTCAGTGTTAACGTTCCTGTTAGAGACGAACCAATCCGTCGCGGCCAACAGTGTGACGTCACTAAGGCGGTGCACGTGACGTCAGTGTTAACGTTTCTGTTAGAGACGAACCAATCCGTCGCGGTCAACAGTGTGACGTCACTAAGGCGGTGCACGCGACGTCAGTGTTAACGTTCCTGTTAGAGACGAACCAATCCGTCGCGGTCACCAGTGTGACGTCACTAAGGCGGTGCACGCGACGTCAGTGTTAACGTTCCTGTTAGAGACGAACCAATCCGTCGCGGTCACCAGTGTGACGTCACTAAGGCGGTGCACGCGACGTCAGTGTTAACGTTCCTGTTAGAGACGAACCAATCCGTCGCGGTCACCAGTGTGACGTCACTAAGGCGGTGCACGCGACGTCAGTGTTAACGTTCCTGTTAGAGACGAACCAATCCGTCGCGGTGACCAGTGTGACGTCACAAAGCGGGCGGGGGCGCTAGACGAGCGAGGTGTAgtggtatttataattcatctcgtgctcggcggtgaaggaaaacatcgtgaggaaggttTCCTTCctttcgatgaatttagacacatgcaggtgcatgtgtctaaattcatcgaaattctgccacatgtgcattccaccaacccgcattggaacagcgtggtggaatatgttccaaaccctctcctcaatggaagaggaggccttatctcagcagtgggaaatgtacaggctgttactttacttttactttacaacAGTATGACGTCACTAAGGCGGTGCACGCGACGTCAGTGTTAACGTTCCTGTTAGAGACGAACAGTGTGACGTCACTAAGGCGGTGCACGTGACGTCAGTGTTAACGTTTCGAGGTCACCAGTGTGACGTCACAAAGGGGGCGGGCGCGCTAGGCGAGCGCGGTGTAGTGGTGCAGCAGCGCGGCGGAGTGCAGGCGCAGCGCGGCGGCGTCGGCGCgggcgcgcgcggcgcggcgggcggcgcgcgccaGTCGTAGCAGCAGCGGCCGCTGCGCGCGCTCGTCGTAGCGCTCGTAGGCCTCCAGCCCCTCCTGCAGCTTCAGGATCAGGCTGTCGTAGTTCTTGCGGACCACCTCCAGGATCTGTGTGTGTATAGTGGCGGCCTTAAGGATTCCGTGTAGGAGATATTGAAACTGTTTTGACTAATCGTTGGTTTCGTTTAGCAAATATTCTGTTTGTTTTCACGGATTTGTCAAAACTGTGActgtgatttaaataattatctgttACTTAATTAATGTAACTAGTGCTGTTTACATTGCGTGTAAGAACTCAAATGCACCTGTGAATGCCACGAGTTGTATAAGGGTCCCTTATTAAAGGGCTTATTACACTACGCGGTATTCAGACAGTCTTACTAAGATTTAGCATAATGTAATAAGAGTTAGCAAGTTAGCCTGTCAAATTAGACCGACCGAATGGGTTCGACCATGGTTACTTTCTTGCTTGCTGAATACCGCGTAGTGTAATAAGACTTAGCACGCTTAGACCGTTCAGTCAGCGCGCGGCAGCCGCAGAGCAAAGTCGCTCGTATGTTTGTTTGCTGTGGCCGCGTGCACCATGGCTTGTTCAAAAGAGAAAGAAGTGCTTTTTAATGTACTCGATTTGTACCTAGACATGCCATATTTATGGCAGAAAAGTCATAAAGATTATTCTAATCAACCACTACGTACTGAAGGATTCCGGGTGTTGttggaaatttataaaaactttgatGAAAAAGCTacaatcaaaacaataaaaaagaagtTGATGAATACGCACCAATTACAATAAAGAATTGGCTAAGGTATGTACCTACTTAATTCCTTTGTTCGTCCCAATAAATACGTAGGTACCTCCATATACCTACGACAAAGCGCACCTGCGGGGCTATTACACTATTTTGCCGAAATGAAATTTCCAAAAATTCCCATCGCGCGACAACCGTCACCGACTACGTACGCCTTGCAAATGAGTTAGCATGCGATATTCAGCACAGTGTAATAGCGAGCTTGTCTAGTTAGATTTTAAGACAGTCTTAGGGCCCTCGCACACGGCGACTTTTTGTAGCGATGCAGTAGCGATGCAGCCGCATATTCGAATCGATACAGTCGCGATGCGATCGCTGGCAGTGTGCCCTCGCCCACATAACCACGATTTAGTCGCGATGTCAACGCAATACTGTCGCGCTTCTGTCGCGATGCAAATGCGATTCAGTAACGGCACAAAAATTCCTGTGGTAATCGCTACAGTTGCAAGATGGACTCCGTTGATGCAACATTAGTCACGTTGCCTTTGGTGCTGCTTTGTGAGCAGCACCAAACGGGGGCAACGAAAGCGGCATCAATATTGGATGCACCCATTTAACAAAGAGAGATTACTTGGTGGTTTCGCTCGTTTCTCCACTCACGCGCCATCCCCCCACCGTTCTCTCCCCGATGTCGTCCGACATGGCCGCGCGTTTGCATCGATACAGTTGCGATGGTGTGGCGCGTTGCAAATGCGAATAATGGGCGTTAGTATCGCTGCTGTCGCGCTTTTATGAAACGCGCGACTGCATCGCTACAAAAAGTCGCCGTGGGCGAGGGCCCTTAGTAAGACTGTCTGAATACCGCGTAGTGTAATAAGCCTTTAAGGGATATGACGGCGCCACTGTATTTTGTGGGTGTCAAGAAACGTCAAATGATAATGACATTTGATAGTGATATTTGTAACAGTGCGGTTTAACATTTCTTCACTCTCACACAATTTCAGGAccttcgcacgtgacattggcgaaataatctgtgcctttttggcataaataaaagctacaaaaaaaaaacttcaggaCCTTCTGTGCGCAGAGGCAAACGGATCATATCATAATCCATTTGCAGCTCGCATAAGGTAGACGTCGGCAGCCACAGATGGATACATGTAccgttatatatgtaaataattaatcatactTAGAGGcattcatttgaatattttaacttttatatgaaAGTAACATTTATAGAAAAATGAATGCTGCTTATGACGTTAATAATCCTGCGAAGTTAGTTGTATTTTCAAAATCATACGTTTTGGATAACGAGTAGTATGCGCTGATAGAAAAGATTGGTGATGAACCTGGTCCTCGGTGGGCGTGGAGAGGCTCTGCGAGGCCAGCCACGCCTCGATCTTGGGCGAGAAGTGCTGGATGATGGCGCGCACGTTGACGAGGCAGTTGGCGAGCCGCAGCGCCTCCGCCTTGAACTCGCCCGCCGCCGTCGAGTAGCGCAGCGCTGACgcacacaacacacacacaacaaGTTTACTAGTGTTGTACGCGCAAACACATAActtatatagtacgacacaaattagatgtagcatcggaaaatgaaatggaatgaaacTAAAACCGaatactgtcgatttacacgaccaatagaaatagctccctatcgcgccattcgacgctattcgtcgctatagattcacgcgtcagagaaagcaagtgcatgtaaatcgacgcgtcaaattgacgaatatattaggtcatatgatattacaagttattgcgtttgtgcaaagatcatattcgcgtgagaaataaatattgataatttgggatagcgtacttaattcggatgtgatcggtttcacgaattttgccgatgcgacatctgagttgtgtcgtactatacttgtgtgagtgaattttaaaaatatatatacatgtccCGTCTGAGTCTCTTTTATCCatagtagatttttgactatcaattagCAAGCGTAAtcacttccatattgaataaagatatttgattaGACGCACACAGCTGTTACTGACTGACTTATCCGTGCTAAGCCTTGGGTGACCTTTATAGGTctatgtgaaatataaattttgaaagattgaaataaaactagttataatggatttgaattgcgtatattaattatttttgatatcccgacgtttcgagcactttacagcgttcgtggtcacgggtagtgaCTACCCGGGTACGggtaattaacaaaaataattaatatacgcgattcaaatccgttatcactagttttattccaatgtgtaataatcgcaaaaatttaagacaaatttTGAAAGATGTCGCCCACGGTTTTCTTCGTAAGATATTCggtcaaatttggttcagtttTTCGCTGTGGAAAatcaacagacagacacacgGACAGAACTATAGATAACCGACCTAATCGACCTTACCGTACAACTAGAAATGTAGTGTTGATTCAATCATTCAATCATAAATAATACGCACCCATATAAAACAGGTTGTCGAATACTT
It contains:
- the LOC124543947 gene encoding coiled-coil domain-containing protein 149 — protein: MSSKIFAKVNKVQFQDQQLDDYVLENSVIKSKLQSKIDALSIMTKELDKCSMERDRYKLLVEQLKCKKSVQDNTNTHDRFAPTNTISGSEILARTKEQNNLLKLEIETLKSKLEEANGDILALRKQMQKGQSFDEQNEYKAFSTSKTDYEQLVQELEKIKKKYQQIQLDYRATLDEKEELVSDRDYYKSKVQRLNHQISYILSNRVKMQTDEQDTPKPIVDIDALITENKYLHERITQLQVEKEIVKRTLTKYKILLDNRSKTEPFNIKKGFADVITQKQVRELLDINSKTGLKRTSATELKSLCLGLFEALNDKSIALQHQRKTNQILANRITDLEKTLENWCNGQKCVPIFPSQMLMEEFPNDSASVKSDESKEKSEKEMYDNNYINKIKYTDSDEELNKSKEDISRSSYENGSGDHRLSSKTVLPQELEDLVKEALAALKSVQ